The DNA sequence TACATGCCAGCTACCATGTCATTAAAATATTTCCATGTTAATATTAAaccatttttataatatgaaatatatatatatattattaatgaagGATTACTGCAATAGTTCAGCAAGGTAGTTCCCGTGATGATCGTTGAACAGTAACCACGTTCAGGATGCGATTTCTTGGAAGTTCCCGTGATGGTTTCGCTAGTTCCGTTGATGGTTCTGGTGGCTATCGACACCCTCGCGGCGGTGCTCGTGGAGGGTTTCACAGCAGATCTCGCAGAAACTTTCGGCCTTTCGCCTCTCAGCCAAGCTCGTCTGGTTCTCAACCTCAGATCCCACCTGATCGCCATTCTTCTAAAGACTCCCCTGTGAGGGAGGGAACTTCATACGCTGACGTAGCCCGCGCACCACCTTCTGAGACATTCCCTCCCGCACCCCTGCTCCCTTGAAGCGCCGTCGCTCACCGGATTCTGGCGATCTTTGCAAGAATTGCCTGCGATCTGGACATAAAGCTGATGAATGTAGACATCAACTTACCTGTAAACGCTGCTCTGGTGTGGGACATTTCGCCATTCGCTGCCCACTTCGCACTCCTCCTCCTCGTTCTGACGCTAAGAAGGCCAGAGTTCGATCTAAACACTACTCCCCGGGAAACTCTTCTGAGCTCAAGCCTCTCCTTCACGTTCCTATCAAACCACGCCCTGCTTCTCTCCGTGTGTCCTTGCCTATTACTGAAGCTATTCTTAAATCAAAGGAAGACCTCAAAAAAATGATTATCATCAGAGTTCTTTCAGGCAATGCAAGCGTCCGATCTCTCCATGACTCGCTTCCACACTGCTTGAATCCTGATTTTTGTGAGCATATAACTCCTTTTAACAATGATTTTGTCCTCACTATGACTACGGCTAGGGATGCTGCCATGGCTGTGAAGAGAAGCCCACTTTCACTGAACTCCAACCTTGGTCCTTGCCGTATCAGTCTTTCTCACTGGACTGCTGAGTTTGGCTCTCATGCGATCGCCGCCGGCAACTATAACTGGATTAGAATCTCCAATCTCCCACTTCATTGCTGGAATTGGGATTCTATAGTGGACGTTCTTCGACCGATCGGGGACTTGATCTTTGTTCAAAAGAAAGAACATATCACTCTTGAGCACCTTCGTACTTTGGTTAGGCTCAAACCATCGATCAATTTTCCGCTGGAGATCACTGTGGATGTCGGCGTTAGAAGCTTCATCGTTAAACTGGAAGATGATGGAGTCCACGTCCTTCGTTCCAAGGTGGTGCAAGGTCCGGCGGCTCATCTCCCTTCGCAGAACCCCTCAGCTCCGCCTTCCCGCAACGCTCATTATATTCCTAAAACTGATAAGGGCAAAGCCCCCATTGTTCCCGTCGATGCTTCTACCGGCGAGACTGTTGAGCGTAGCTCCGGTCTCGGCCATTCGACGAGATCCACGGCCATCGGACTTCAGGGAGATGCTCCCCCTCCTCCTTCCGATGAACGACTGATCGCCGGAAATTCCGTGGCCCTGCGGACCGGGAATTCCGTGGCCCCGATGGCCGGAATTTCCGTGGCCCCGCTGTCCCCTCGTGAGAGTTCCGAGGTTGGAGACAAATTGTTGCCATGCAGTGGCGACGTTGTGGCTGGACTCTCCTCAGCCGTTTCTCTGCCTCGTGATAAGGATTCTGCTATCATCTTTGGCACCATGCATGCGTCCCTTCTGCATCGAGATAATAACTCCCTGGATTCCTGCAAAATCTCAGATGCTCAGTCATTGCCTCGTGATAACACCGCTGTTGTTAATTCCTCCCCTCGTAATCAACACTCTAACACTTTTACTATCACTTGCACTGATAATATGCACCGAGATAAACACTGCTCATCATCCACCTTAGCACATGATCTTGTGCATCGTGATAAGAATTCGGCAATTATTCCAAATCCCTCTTCTCTCAAGGATGATCTGCATCGAGATAAGCACACTCCTGATCCTCCTTCTAATGTTAATTTAATGCCTCAAGATAAGCATCATCCTGATTTATCTATTTCAACTCATGACAAGGCTCTCTTGCCTCGTGATGATCATCCTCCATCATCAAATTCTGAAATTGATCACCCTCCCTTAGATGCACCACTTGCATCTACTAATCAGGGGATCTTGCCTTCACATCTCAAACCTCTCCCCCCGACAATCTCAATTCCAGATGGATACAGCTGGATTTTCATTCATGGAGGGTGGACCTTGATACCTAGTATTAACTCTGAAAAATTCTACTCTCTTGATCCTTCGCCCCAGAACACTCCTTTAGATGATCACTCGGATGAAGAACTCCTAGACTGGGGTGAAGAGGAGGATTTCCTAGAGAACGAATTGGCAGATGACAATCCCTATTTTGAGGAAGATAGTCTCAATCTTCTTGAACATGATCCACCTCCCGCAATTGAAGGAGATGTCCAGATGAACGATGCTATTCCGGACTCATCTACAGTACACAGCGGTGCTCGAAGATACAAGTTCTTTGGAAAGTATTCCTAAACAACTTCCCCCTGATATTAAACAAATTAGAAGAAGCGATAGGCCTAAAAAACCATCGGGACGATGGAATGAAGAAGTCTGGATTTGTTCCTCTCCCTCACGCtcctccaagaaaaaaaatacctgAGGATCCTAGAGAAGGTACGCCTAATCCCTCTAATTCagtatttttcttcttgggTGATGCTCAATTACTTAAATCTGATTATTCTTGTGCCATTAAATTCCTAGGATCACCTACTCATAAATCTAAATGCCTAGATAAAAATTCGCTCTCTTGAGCGAGAAAAGAGCTTCCAATGCTCCTCAATCCCATGGATCTCCCTCGAGATCTAATTATTAGACCATAATTGTTTctcatgaaaattttaagttggaatgttagaggtctTGGTAGACCTTCTAAATGCCACCTTGTCAAAGATGTTATTTTGAATTCCCATGTAGACATTATTTGCCTtcaagaatctaaacttcaagAGCTCCATCGTTCTTACTGGAGATTAATTGGAGGCAAAGCGATTTGATTCTTTTCGAATTTTTTTACCGGCTCAAGGTACTGCAGGAGGCATTATCCTCGCTTGGGATAGTTCTCAATTCCTTGGTACTTTAATTCATCTGGGATCCTTTTCCATCtccattaaatttttaaatcgaTTTAACAATTCTATTTTTGGGCTTGCACTAGTGTATCTGGCCCAAATACTCGTTCCATTAGACTTGATTTTTGGAACGAACTTAGACATTTAAGAAACCTCATCTCCATCCCTTGGGTTATCTGTGGAGACTTCAACACTGTGTTTTCCTTCGAAGACAAAAATAATGGTTTATTTAATCCAAGAGATATTTCTTCATCTCAAAACCTTCTAAGTGAACTTGACCTAATTGATCCCCTATTAGTGGGAGAAGATTTACTTGGACCAACAGATCAATCTAATCCAATTTGGGTTCGCCTTGACCGTTTCCTTTATTCCCACAACCCGGATCTCTTTATTTCCCGGATCCACTCAATTTGTCCTCCCAGTTTGGCTCGGACCATTCTCCCATTTGCCTTGATTTTGGAGATCATTCTTCGCGACCCCGATCTTTTAAGTTTGAGAAATTTTGGTACAGCGACCCCCAACTTGTCTCCCTTATACAAGATTGGTGGACGGAATCTAATCATGTTGGCTGTGGTGCCTTCATTTTCTCCAAAAAACTTGCTTACCTGAAATCCAAACTTCGCTTTTGGTCCAAGAACACCTTTGGAGCATCCAAACTTCTCAAATCCAGTCTCCTCTCTGAACTTAATGCCATTGATGTCATTGGTGAAAGTAGACCCCTCACTGAGGACGAATCCTCTCGTCTCTCCCAAATCCGATCTGAGCTCTACGCTATCTTAAATCAGGAGGAAATCTATTGGAAGCAACGTTCTAGAATTACTTGGCTTAAAGAAGGGGATTCTAATACTAAATTTTTTCATCATGTTGCAAATGGCAGGAGAAATCTAAACCTTATACCTCGCATCTTTCATAATGATCATTGGATTGCTGGCAATGAGCAAATTGGTAGGATCTTCACTGATCATTACCATTCTCTCTTTGGCTCACCCTATCCAAACAGATTCCTCCTCGACTGGCAATTCCTTTTTGACTATAAAGAAAGAGTTGACCTTTCCCATCTTGATTCACCTTTCACTCTTGTTGAAATTAAACAAGCTGTTTTCGATCTCAACCCTGACAAAGCTCCTGGCCCGGATGGATTCCCTATCCTCTTTTTCCAAAAACACTGGACCATCCTTCAGGATTCTATTGTTAAATTATGCGAAGACTTTTTTGAGGGCTCTATCAACCTTGAGCGCATTAACTGGATCAATATCGCTCTTATCGCAAAAAAATAACGTGCCAGGAAATGTTGCTGATTTTAGACCCATCAGTCTTATCAACTCTACctgtaaaattatttctaagatTCTTGCTAATCGGCTTAGCACAGTTATTAGTAACCTAGTGGACGATTCTCAATCTGGCTTTATTAAAGGAAGATGTATCGCGGAAAACATTGTTGGAGCCCAAGAAGCTATCTTTAATTTACAGAAACGGAAAATCCTTGGATATGCCTTCAAAGTGGATTTTGCTAAAGCCTTTGACTCCCTTGACTGGAACTTTCTCCTCGATATTCTTGCGGTTAGAGGATTTGGGCCTAAATGGATCTCTTGGATTCATACTATCCTTAGCACTGCCAAGATTCAGTTCCTCATTAATGGTACCACTCAAGGTTATGTCAGATGCAAAAGAGGTTTGAGGCAAGGTGATCCACTTTCCCCTTTACTTTTTTCCCTCGCTGCTGATGCCCTGAGCGCAATGTTCTTTCATGCACTACGATCTAAAGTGCTTGTGGGTGTACCTTTGAATCAATCGGTTAACTTTTGCCACTTTCAATATGCTGATGACCTCTTAATCTTCTCTGCTGGAGGTCAAGAAGATCTtcttatcattaaattaattctttatctttttgagGGTTCTTCTGGCTTATCCATAAATTACTCCAAAAGTTGCTTGTACTCTACAAACTACGGATTCCAACCACACCACTCTTCTGCCAGAATCCTAAACTGCTCCAAAAATTGTCTACCAATTACTTATTTAGGGATTCCTCTTTCTGGTCGAAGACCAAGGCGTATTGACTGGGCAAAACTCACTGGCATGGTCCGCTCCAAACTCACTTCTTGGAAAGCAAATTACTTATCTCTGGGTGGACGGCTAACCCTTGTGAACTCTGTTCTTTCCACCATTCCAGTTTACTGGATGTCTGTCTTTAAGCTCCCTATTTGGGTGATCAAAGATATTGATCAAATCCGAAGAGATTTCCTTTGGAAGGGCCCTGTTCTTGGCCCTAAAGGAATCAGGCTGATCGCCTGGAATAGGATCAATAGACCTCGCGACATGGGAGGCTGGGGAATTCTCAACCTTCAGGAATTTAATAAAGCTTTActtgggaagtggtggtggaaattatcttGCAACCCTAACTGTGGGTGGGCTAAAATCATTCAATCTAACTACTCCTTCAACGTTGCAAACGGCTTGTTACACCACACTCCTcctagaaataaatcttttttttgggCCGGAGTGACCTCCACTTTATTATCCTTCCGCTCTTTCCTAAACAAAACTATCAGAAGTGGCTCTACCACATCCCTTTGTTTTGATCGTTGGCACGTTGGGCTTGTTCTTAAAGATATCTGGCCAACTCTCTTCTCGCAATGTACTTTTCCCGGGATAACCATTAGGCGATTTTTCTCAACATCTAAATAATCCACGAGATGTTATTTCCCTTGATCTCACGCGACATGTTATCTCCTCTTACGAAATTATCACGATTGCTCCCCTAATCGGGGACGACACTCCTACACGGGCtctagaaaaaaatggaaatttcaCAGTCAAatctttttttacaaatttcttATTGATGGTGGCTCGCTGACTAGCTTCACTCTCTCTTACGGAAAATTCGTTGTCCTAGAAAAATTACCCTCTTTTGTTGGCTTGCTGGGGAagacaaaattcttactctcaCAAATCTTTCTAAGAAAGGGTGCAATACTCTAAATTCCTCAGATACCTGTGTCCTCTGTCATAATGCCTCTGAAAGCCTGAATCACCTCTTTTCTCAACTGTGATTATTCTAAGCGTATTTGGGCATTTTATTCCCAGGCTTTAGATTTAAATTCTTCACCTCAATCAATTACTCTACTATGGAACACTTGGCTACCAACTCTCACCTCCGAGCACCGTATCCTCTGGGACCTTATCTCCCGTGCAATCTTGTGGAACATTTGGATTGAGCGAAAATCACGCGtatttttttcacttgaatGCGTTCAGCCTTACAACATTATGTTTAAAAAgtgctaatatgcttctctcttggttCTCAGCAGTGGCGATAGCCACCACCAATCTCTCGATGAAGCTTCTCGGGAAGATCAGCGCTCACTCAACTTCCTCGGGAGCTAGAGGCCCCAAATCCTGTTGGAGACTCCGACCCTAATGCTGCTCAGGAGTAGTTGCTCATGATGTCTTTCTAGGAAGGCCTGAGATGCCAGACGGTGTCTTCCGCCTACTTAGATTTTTCTCCTCGTCTCTTTACTTCCTTTTGCTGTATTCTGTTTCACCTCACCCCTGGTGAGAGGAGTTTCCTATTTTGTACTGTCTTTTCCTAtttaataaatctgtggtttatccacatttatttcaaaatatatatatatatatatttttattactctGTAAACAcgaaacaagtaatataaaataaaatgaattttataCACTTATACCACAGTATAAAATGAATTTGACTAAATACCACAATATGGAGATCAATTATGCatttaaccctttttttttttaaaaaaataaaagaaacatggTTATCCAACCTTTAGCCCTATATACTCTTTCGTTTTGATTATTCATTATTAGTCTCATCAGGGACAAGAAAGCatcttattaatttaatacaataagCTGTACTTATGAAGTGTTTGGTTAATTtgtaattaaacattataatcttatattccCTTTTATTCACACCTAATATTTTGCATTTACATGTAATTGTTATTATTCCTTTAtaatatgtatacatacatattgtTCGTTTAAccacttatcatttttttttataaagtcatcattttgagttttttatagtttaattcataatattttaattgtcCTGAATCATAAAAATAAGTCCAAAAAAGTTACTTAGACTTCaatggaaaaatattaattttgaaaaataaatgagtttataccaatttataataattatgatttgtGGAGGAATTGCAAATATAATTAATGTCGGTTCAAAATTAAGATATCACTTTTATATTTCAAGTTTTATAAACTTTTCACCAAACTAAATCATATGTAAGTTAAATTTGGTGATCCAAATAACACTTAAAGATCATTTGATTGcgataattgaaaaatattactgTACATTACATTGTAATTTTTTACTATGTTTGAAATTGTAGTACAAGTAATCTTTACGGTAATATGATATTACCAATTGTAAAATATTTGTAAGAAATTTGACAATAACACTCCCACCAAAATTGATATATATCTTGAATTATTGAATGATGGtaatcaaaactaaaattattaaataattttaccattatctttgaaatataatttttaataaaaatagggtgaaaaatgattaattattattttaaaatagataattttgCTCTCAtccttacaatttttttttattattatttcgcCTTTGAAAAGTAGAAGTTGTTCATGAGCCtatactttttttgttttgtgcatATAGATTCATTTTTACATTAAACATTATATTGATACACCGTATAAACTATTTGTAATATTTCATAGAACGAATGCAGTTGATCGTGTATATcctatttttacattaatatttcATAGAACGAATGCAGTTGGCAACCTgtatatcctattttttttgcTGTACAATTATTTATAATACCGTATAAACTACTTTGCACTAAAGATCACTGTTGGTCGTGTTTGTTGAAGACGCGGCCCCTTATAATAAATCTTAAAGTTTTATTCaattatcattaatataaaGGGATAAATACATTGACTTCTATAAATAATTGCATATATTGAGTAAACAAAGCATAGTTTTGTTTGACTTGACCCAGTATAAATTAAGTATCTTTTCTTGCTTAAATTCTTCATCAAAGCGGTAAAAATGATTGAGGACAATGAGGAGGATGCTTTAACAAATTAAGCTGTGATTGTCCATTGCTTAgtactaattaattaagttttattcttcttaattaCTCATATACTATAACTTCAtaattgataattattatatatttatatatgtacatCAACATATGGTTGGTCATGCTAAGAAATGTctcaaataataaagaaagtTTATAGCGTTTGAATGGTTAAAAGGAGAAGAATTAAGTTAATCACTACAATTAATGATGAATTTAAAAGGGAGGTCTTTATCTAAGAGATTTTAGAAAATTTCTTAAGAACCATCTGAATTAAAACTAAGTGATATGCCTGTGAATTGATCATTTTCCATATGCTTTTAATTAGACCAATGCATGAAAGATAAGTAAATAGTTTGAAAGTTCAAACTTTAAATTTAGtgctcatatatataaattaatatttatgagaTTAGGAAGGAGATCAATTAATTAGCAATTAAAAAATAGCGAGTTGTTCTCCTAATAAATGATAACTCATGTCCCAATTGCAAGTCTCCCAAGTCAAAAACACATAATTGTCGAATATTCAATATTCTAGAaggacatatatatatgttcatattagaaaataaaattagagaaaattaaaaagaaaaattaaaacaataacaaagttaagtctcatatatatatatatatatatatactgtaatTGCCAAACCTCCATCTCCCCCTTCATCTCTCAACTCTCTTCTGACTCTCTAATTCTTcatccttataatttttttttattcttcttctttttcttatctttttcatAAATCTTaactttctctctttttttctttttctttttgttacaaACCTtaacatcttcttcatcttcatcatcatcatattcttcttctcccttttttgttggtaacccCAACTTCCcgtcttcctttttttcttcttcttcttcttctttggttgaTAAACCctaacttttcttcttcttcttctttagttgATAAACCCtaacttctcttcttcttcttcttcttcttcttcttcttcttcttcttcttcttcttgtgatAAACCTTAAcgtttctcttcttcttatcttgatttttcattaatcttcttgatttttctttttcagtaaATCttggctttcttcttcttctattatttttgataaattaatcctaacatcttctcttctttttatcttaagttttcataaatcttcttgttcttttcgaTAAACTAGATcataacttcttcttcttcttcttctgcttgtGATAAACCTTAAcgtttctcttcttcttatcttgatttttcattaatcttcttgttttttctttttcggtaAATCttggctttcttcttcttctattattttagaaaaaataatcctaacatcttctcttttttttatcttaagtttttataaatctttttgttcttttcgaTAAACTAGATcataacttcttcttcttcttctccataaaccaaaccacaacaacaacaacaacaacaacaataacaacaacatgaGCAACCAAAATGTTAGCACTATCAATAGTAACAACATTAGTACTACTAGAGAGCAAAACACAATGAACAACCCTAACAAGTTGGCCAAGTACATGAAGGCACCATACCGTGGTCTCCTCCGAGCACGTGACTCATACGTCAGCTGCTTCACCGGCTGCGCCGGCCGCTCCCGTTATGGCCCTATGATGGGCCACCCTGCCCGTGCCATCTCCGCCGCCCCCCGGGGCTTCAGTTTCAACTCTCACTCCACTTCCGGTGACGATGACATCGGTGACCTTATCCGTTCTGCTTCCAAGGCCAGTATCAGAGCATCTCCGGCGAACTCCAATGCTTCTCGTGTTTCTCTTCCAACAAGGACTCAGAGCTTGGATATCGGGAGGATCGACGAAGATAGTGAATTCATTGACGATGTGCTACCGGGGAAGATGCATCCCCGGAGCCAGAGCTACGACGTCCGATCAAACCGGAGTAAGCTTACCTTTGCAGCTGCttgatgttcttgtttttgaaattccaaaaaaaaaaaataattaagtgttAGAAAGATTGATAGATGTCAGTATGTCACCGCTGCAACAACTAAGCggtaattaaaatatttgacttTTATACAGGAGATTGAGTTCAACGTCTCATATTTCAcagttaaaatataaaagagtGAGTGTGTACGATGATTTATATCCACattctctattttctttatatttgtttcattgaaagTTATATATAGATGCAGTTCTAATGCATGATTTGATCCTCATCTTCCTCtctatatattcatatatatatatatatgtctatttgatctctaaaatttttaataactaGTGTTTCaagatggaaaagaaaaagaaagccaTGAATTTTCACTTGATCATTGTtgaatcaatttatttttagacttggaCAATAGTT is a window from the Dioscorea cayenensis subsp. rotundata cultivar TDr96_F1 chromosome 2, TDr96_F1_v2_PseudoChromosome.rev07_lg8_w22 25.fasta, whole genome shotgun sequence genome containing:
- the LOC120279137 gene encoding uncharacterized protein LOC120279137, translating into MNNPNKLAKYMKAPYRGLLRARDSYVSCFTGCAGRSRYGPMMGHPARAISAAPRGFSFNSHSTSGDDDIGDLIRSASKASIRASPANSNASRVSLPTRTQSLDIGRIDEDSEFIDDVLPGKMHPRSQSYDVRSNRSKLTFAAA